The Paenibacillus sp. RUD330 genome has a segment encoding these proteins:
- a CDS encoding S-layer homology domain-containing protein: MNQLKLKVVWIALSITLLLPTFAHAAEDKPSFTDVSGTFWARDAIDSLVQLGVLKGFEDRSFKPQAPVTREQFAQILTLSFYLDLPTDKLQSFQDVSSSRWSYSAIEASKDFLTGYYPPSGKAFFDPTGKATREDVAVALVKTLGYQPDDLVDKDILSRFHDDDEISPNLRNYVALAVEKKLLTGYNDWTLKPADGVTRAEAASLVYRVIKNASGDSQASLSLNVEAPEKTSSPTFYITGDVTKGASVFINSKEAEVNQGQFRVAVQLQDEGTYTYTVTARIPGGKTQTVTRKVVFEKGAPVLEVTGVPESTDKQSVTVSWKVKDDNDYDPEVYVNDERRSYGSSLEIQLKEGVNTIKVRATNRYGRSTEVVKQVLFQAGGPALTVGELPASTNKETVTVTWTVKDGNDNSPKVYVNDKLQPYGSSTVVALKQGVNAIVVRAVNSLGKETVVAKSISFASDGPVLKVGDVPESTTKSTFRLTWTVTDSNDSSPKVYVNDEQSPYGYASFTLKSGANTFKVKAVNKLGQTAETIRTITFNPSAPVLTLGYAPEKTSSARVTLTWTVSDENDYSPKLFLNDQLIYSGGGSVSLDLKPGLNTFKLAAANSYGKTTEITYTVTLEEAALVPG; the protein is encoded by the coding sequence ATGAATCAATTGAAACTGAAGGTTGTATGGATCGCTCTCTCTATTACCCTTTTGCTTCCGACTTTCGCGCACGCTGCGGAGGACAAGCCTTCTTTCACCGATGTAAGCGGGACCTTCTGGGCGCGCGACGCCATCGACAGCCTGGTGCAGCTAGGGGTGCTCAAGGGCTTCGAGGACCGCAGCTTCAAGCCTCAGGCACCTGTCACCCGCGAGCAGTTCGCCCAGATCCTGACGCTGAGCTTCTATCTGGATCTTCCGACGGACAAGCTCCAATCGTTCCAGGATGTATCCTCTTCCCGCTGGTCCTACTCCGCCATCGAGGCCTCCAAGGATTTTTTGACGGGATATTACCCGCCCAGCGGCAAGGCTTTCTTTGACCCGACAGGGAAGGCCACCCGCGAGGACGTAGCGGTAGCGCTCGTCAAGACGCTCGGCTACCAGCCCGACGACCTGGTGGACAAAGACATCTTGAGCCGCTTCCATGACGACGACGAGATTTCACCTAACCTCCGCAATTACGTGGCTCTCGCCGTAGAGAAGAAGCTTCTTACCGGATACAACGACTGGACTCTCAAGCCTGCCGACGGCGTCACCAGGGCCGAGGCCGCATCGCTTGTCTATCGCGTCATCAAAAACGCCTCGGGAGACAGCCAGGCATCCCTGTCCCTCAATGTCGAGGCACCGGAAAAGACATCCTCCCCGACGTTCTACATCACCGGCGATGTGACGAAGGGAGCCAGCGTTTTCATCAACAGCAAAGAGGCGGAGGTCAATCAAGGCCAGTTCCGCGTAGCCGTCCAGCTCCAGGATGAAGGCACCTATACGTATACCGTGACGGCCCGTATTCCAGGAGGCAAGACCCAAACCGTGACCAGAAAAGTCGTCTTTGAAAAGGGAGCTCCGGTACTGGAAGTAACCGGCGTGCCGGAATCGACGGACAAGCAGTCGGTTACGGTGTCCTGGAAAGTCAAAGACGACAACGATTATGATCCCGAGGTCTACGTGAACGATGAAAGGCGGAGCTACGGAAGCTCCCTGGAAATCCAGCTCAAGGAAGGCGTCAATACGATCAAGGTGAGGGCGACGAACCGTTACGGCCGCTCCACTGAGGTCGTCAAGCAGGTCCTGTTCCAAGCCGGCGGCCCCGCCTTGACGGTAGGGGAGCTGCCTGCCTCCACGAACAAGGAAACCGTAACCGTCACATGGACCGTCAAGGACGGGAATGATAACTCCCCCAAGGTCTACGTCAACGATAAGCTTCAACCCTACGGAAGCAGCACCGTGGTCGCCCTCAAGCAAGGCGTCAATGCCATTGTCGTCCGCGCCGTGAACTCCCTCGGGAAGGAAACCGTGGTGGCGAAATCCATTTCCTTTGCCAGCGATGGCCCCGTTCTGAAGGTCGGCGACGTACCCGAAAGCACGACGAAGAGCACCTTCAGACTGACTTGGACGGTAACGGACTCCAACGACAGCAGCCCGAAAGTATACGTGAACGATGAACAGAGTCCATACGGCTATGCCTCCTTCACCCTCAAATCCGGAGCCAACACGTTCAAAGTCAAAGCCGTTAACAAACTGGGGCAAACGGCGGAGACGATACGCACCATCACCTTCAATCCGTCCGCTCCGGTCCTCACTCTCGGATACGCCCCGGAGAAAACATCCTCCGCACGTGTGACGCTGACATGGACCGTATCGGATGAGAATGATTACTCGCCCAAACTATTCCTGAACGATCAATTGATCTACAGCGGCGGCGGAAGCGTCAGCCTGGATCTGAAGCCAGGCCTCAATACCTTCAAGCTCGCAGCCGCCAACAGCTATGGCAAAACGACCGAGATCACCTATACCGTCACCCTGGAAGAAGCTGCACTTGTCCCAGGCTGA
- a CDS encoding manganese efflux pump: MTMHWLSIIGIGIAANLDNLGIGIAFGAKRTLIPFRSNLLIALLSMAATCLAMLGGHFLADFLDPDAANGIGGALIAVMGILALISGLREASRAGLAASPSGGTLLQNPLRADRDGNQILSWSECWALGLALSLNCIASGIGAGATGLSVTGVTLSIGIFSLITVGIGAGIGVRLARTWLGRYSNAIGGLLLAAIGLYEIFI, encoded by the coding sequence ATGACCATGCACTGGCTCAGCATCATCGGCATCGGAATTGCCGCCAATCTCGACAATCTCGGGATCGGGATCGCTTTTGGCGCGAAGAGAACGCTGATTCCATTCCGATCGAACCTTCTGATCGCGCTCCTCTCCATGGCCGCGACATGTCTCGCCATGCTTGGCGGCCATTTCCTCGCCGACTTTCTCGATCCCGATGCCGCCAACGGCATCGGCGGAGCGCTCATCGCCGTCATGGGCATCCTGGCGCTCATATCCGGCTTGAGAGAGGCAAGCAGGGCTGGATTGGCGGCTTCGCCAAGCGGCGGCACCCTCCTTCAAAACCCCCTGCGGGCCGACCGCGACGGCAATCAGATTCTGTCCTGGAGCGAATGCTGGGCTTTGGGGCTCGCCTTGTCGCTCAACTGCATCGCCAGCGGCATCGGAGCCGGAGCCACCGGACTGTCCGTGACGGGCGTGACGCTCTCGATCGGGATCTTCTCGCTGATAACGGTCGGCATCGGGGCCGGCATCGGCGTCCGCTTGGCCCGCACATGGCTGGGCCGCTACTCCAACGCGATCGGCGGCCTTCTGCTCGCGGCCATCGGACTCTACGAGATCTTCATCTGA
- a CDS encoding peptide-methionine (S)-S-oxide reductase has translation MGNDLHDMKASAAFAMGCFWGPEALFGSLPGVLRTRTGYAGGTSRNPDYRHMGDHSETVQLQYDPSAISYRELLDLFWSSHNPATINGYKDRQYQSIVFWSGREQLEAIREKLGGLALEGKPVPDTEIAETAEFWAAEERHQKHNLKRFPDAVKKLDALFPSRAEMEASTLAARLNGLAKGYTNRQRILEEMAGWELAEQRKRQYAAALKEIRW, from the coding sequence ATGGGAAATGATCTTCATGACATGAAAGCCAGCGCCGCCTTCGCCATGGGCTGCTTCTGGGGGCCGGAGGCGCTGTTCGGCTCGCTGCCCGGGGTGCTGCGTACGCGGACCGGTTATGCCGGAGGGACATCGCGCAACCCGGATTACAGGCATATGGGGGACCATTCGGAGACGGTGCAGCTTCAATACGACCCCTCGGCCATCTCCTACCGCGAGCTGCTCGATTTGTTCTGGAGCAGCCATAATCCGGCCACTATCAACGGGTACAAGGACAGGCAGTACCAGTCCATCGTCTTTTGGAGCGGCCGGGAGCAGCTGGAGGCGATCCGGGAGAAGCTGGGCGGCCTGGCGCTCGAAGGAAAGCCCGTGCCGGATACGGAGATTGCCGAGACGGCGGAATTCTGGGCGGCGGAGGAGCGGCATCAGAAGCATAACCTCAAAAGGTTTCCCGATGCGGTGAAGAAGCTGGACGCCTTGTTCCCGTCCCGCGCGGAAATGGAAGCCTCGACGCTGGCTGCCCGTCTCAACGGGCTGGCCAAAGGCTATACGAACCGCCAGCGGATTCTGGAGGAGATGGCCGGCTGGGAGCTTGCGGAACAACGGAAGAGGCAGTATGCGGCGGCGCTCAAGGAGATCCGCTGGTAG